In Pedobacter sp. WC2423, the following are encoded in one genomic region:
- a CDS encoding thiol-disulfide oxidoreductase DCC family protein, with translation MHHAIIFFDGVCNLCAGSVKFVIKRDKKDRFRFAALQSDITQQHLGAFGLSLSELSSVILLENGRVYQRSTAALRIARHLSGGWPLLYIFILVPAFIRDFVYNQIAKRRYAVWGREESCMVPTAELKAKFL, from the coding sequence ATGCATCATGCTATAATATTCTTTGACGGCGTTTGCAATCTATGTGCAGGCTCTGTTAAATTCGTCATCAAGAGAGATAAAAAAGACAGATTCAGATTTGCTGCCTTACAGAGCGATATTACGCAGCAGCATCTTGGTGCATTTGGTTTATCACTCAGTGAACTCAGCAGTGTTATTCTGTTAGAGAATGGGAGGGTTTATCAACGTTCCACAGCTGCTTTACGTATTGCAAGACATTTGAGTGGCGGCTGGCCATTGTTATATATTTTTATACTTGTTCCTGCTTTTATCCGCGACTTCGTTTACAATCAGATCGCAAAGCGGAGGTATGCTGTCTGGGGCAGAGAGGAGAGCTGTATGGTGCCTACAGCCGAATTGAAAGCTAAGTTTCTGTGA
- the pyrR gene encoding bifunctional pyr operon transcriptional regulator/uracil phosphoribosyltransferase PyrR, producing the protein MQKRTLLDGKKFQITIKRLCHQLIENHNDFSNTVLIGIQPRGSYFADRIKQELSETLKNKNIRKGNLDITFFRDDFRRKDGLVSANSNTIDFIIEDCNVILIDDVLWTGRTIRAALDALLAFGRPAKVELLVLIDRRFSRHVPIEPDYIGQQVDSLDSQMVKVSWKETEGEDKVILLSDRNK; encoded by the coding sequence ATGCAAAAGAGAACCCTGCTAGACGGTAAAAAATTCCAAATCACAATTAAGAGACTTTGTCATCAATTAATTGAGAATCACAACGATTTTTCTAATACCGTACTCATTGGTATACAGCCCCGTGGCAGTTACTTCGCAGACAGAATCAAACAAGAACTTTCAGAAACCCTTAAAAACAAGAATATCAGAAAAGGTAATCTTGACATCACTTTCTTCAGAGATGACTTTAGAAGAAAGGACGGGCTTGTTTCCGCAAACAGCAACACGATAGACTTTATCATTGAAGACTGTAATGTCATTCTGATCGATGATGTACTCTGGACAGGCCGCACCATCAGGGCTGCACTGGATGCATTACTTGCTTTTGGCAGACCAGCCAAAGTAGAGCTATTGGTACTCATCGACAGGAGATTTTCAAGACATGTACCTATTGAACCTGATTATATCGGGCAGCAGGTAGATAGCCTGGATTCTCAAATGGTAAAAGTAAGCTGGAAAGAGACAGAAGGAGAAGACAAAGTAATATTATTATCAGACCGAAATAAATAA